The following nucleotide sequence is from Prosthecobacter dejongeii.
CCTGATCGAAAGCCTCAGTGTGGTGCTTATCTTAGGCCTTGTGGTCGCTCTGGCGGCACCGACTATGCTGGGGGCCATCCGCGCCTCGCGGTTAACTTCTGCAGGCGAGTTGATCAGTGGTAAGATTGTGGAAGCCCAAGGTCTGGCCCTCACCTTTTCTTCAGACGTGGAACTGCGCTTTTATAAGGCGCCACCCACACTACCGGTGGATGGCAGCAGCGGTCAGTTTTTACAATTGCTGCAATGGGTAGAAAACGATCCTGAACTGACAGATGAAGAAGACATCGCCACTTTAAAAAAAATAGGAGCTCAGGTCGCAGTGCCCGAAGGCGTCACCCTGGCTACGGACGCAGGCTGGACGAGTCTCTGGAATCTGGAAGCGCAAACGGAAACCATTGCCGAAGGAGAGCAGGAATATGTGGCCATTCGCTTTCGTCCTGATGGCTCGACGGATCTGCCTGAAGCTGGGGCCTGGCATGTCACTTTGATTGATCAGCAAGATGCCTTAAAGGGAGAATTACCGGCGAATTTTTACACCTTACAGATTGATCCTGTGACGGCCAAGTTGGAGATCTATCGGCCCGAATAAAGCGGATGATCTCAGGTGTTGTTCAGGGCGGACTCATCTTGGCCATTGAGGCGAAGTCGAGGGCGATAAAAGGCTGCACTGCGCCATAAGCCTCTCTGTGTGGCCATGGCTGAAAGGATCAAAGCAAGGCTCCCAAAAATACACTGCCATTCATGGAGGGGAAAGGCGCTCAGGTGTGAAAGTGGGATCATCAAGACCATGGGCAGGGTATAGAGATAAACTCGCCAGCCTGAGCTGACGTGAAAAGCGAGCGTCAGCATCGCGGCACCGCCGCCGGCGATGTAAAGGACCGCGCAGAGGACATCTTGCCAAAGCGGTAAATGCCCACTGCTCAGCCCGAGGCTCCATACCAGCAAGGGGCCCATGATCACGCCCTGCAGGAGAGGCAGACTGAGTAGCAGGGCCGTGAGTTGACTGCTACGAAGTGGGAGGATGCGTAGCATGCGCAGGTTCACGGCTTCGAATAAGCCTGTGGGGAGAAACATTGCTAAGCCCAGCATCATGGAGGCGTAACTAGGGGGCATCGTTTTGGATAGACCTTCTTTGAGTTGAGCAAGCGAGATGATCCCCACCATGAGGGCCACGCTGATGGCGATCAGGCGCCCATGCACCGTGAGGAGAAAGAGGGATAGCCCTTGGGGGCCCGTGTCGGTCTGTGGGGATGTTTCCTCCTGGAAGGATCGAGTGAGGGTGGGAGAGGATACCGGGTCGAGCACCCTCGGGGCAGCCCAGTAGGAGATACCAAGCAGCACCGGCACGAGTGCCGCCAGCATCCATTGCCAGGGCTGCATCGCCTCTGGGGTGCGTGGAAGGCGTGTGGCGACGAAAACACAAAGAGGAGTCGCTAAAGCCCAGAGCATCCGGCCGGGGATGGCCAATAATTTTCCCAGGTAAGTGGGTTGTGGTTGGGTGGGCAGTAAAAAAATCAACGCACTGAGTCCCACCCCAAACCATAAAACTACAGCTAAAGAGAACCAGGGGGCGGGCACGGAGACATGGCGGATGTGTTGCATCACCCACGGATGCAAGGCCGTGGTCGTCACCATGATGGGTAGGCTGAGCAGGCTTGTTAGGCCGACGCTGATAAACCACCACGCGCGTTCTTGATCCCTCTTAGTCACGGGCTGAGGTCTCAGGGTGCGGAGGATGCCTTGGTTCCTTTCCGTCATGAGCAATTGCATGAAGAGCGGGGCAAAACTGAAAGGAAAGACCCACGTCAAAAGGCTGAGAAATACCAAGTAACAAGCGATGACCCAGCGCCAACGCAGGATGAAGTCGAAGATGATGCGTTTCATGGAAGCTCAATAGGCAGAGGATATCATGGAGAAAGCTGCGAGATGATTTAGGGCGGGGCTGTGCTAGCTGGTCAGGGCTAGAAATAACTCTTCCAAAGTCAGGGCTTGGCTGCGGAGGTTTTGTGCGCCGTGGCTCACCAGTCGAGTCAAAGGGAGGACCTGCGTATCCACGATGGCTCGGCATCGTGAGCCTTCCTGAGCAAGGATGGTTAGGCCTGGAATTTGGATCGGGAGTCCGCCTTCATACTCCACCTGCAAATGTCGCTCCATCAGTTCAGCCGTAGGACCTTCCAGCAGCAGCCGGCCCCGGTGCAAAACACTCACATGATCTGCGAATCGCTCCAGGTCAGTGATTTGGTGGGAGGATAGCAGGACGGTGCGTGCATCGTCTCTCACGATGGCGAGAAGCTCTGAAAAGAGAGCCTTTTTCGCGTGAGCATCCAGGCCCGTGGTGGGCTCATCCAAAACCAGGAAATCGGGGCGCCAAGCCATCGCTAACAGGAGGGCCAATTTCATCCGTCCCCCGAACGAGAGAGTGGCGATACGATCTCCCTCACTCAGGCCAAAAGACTGCATGAGCCGGGTGGCAAGCCCCTCATCCCAGCCGGGGTGAAAGCCGCGAACGAAGCGTATGGCACGCCCCACTTTGCCCCAAGAGACATAGCTAAGGTCAGGCCCAGCGTAGGCCGTGCGTTGTTTGATGGCTACTTCGTCTTGCCGGTGGTCCCGCCCACTCACGCGGATGCTTCCTGCATCTGGCATGCCGATGCCGAAGATCTGGTCTAACAAGGTGGTTTTCCCGGCTCCATTGGGGCCGATCAGGCCGTAAATCACGCCGCTAGGCACCGTGAGGTGGATGGGCCCGAGGGCAAAGCGTGCATAGCGTTTTTCCAGAGCTGTAATGACGAGGGCGGGTGGGTTCATGGCTGGCGTGCGTTGAGGATTTCCTGAAATAGCTGATGAATCTCGGGACCAGTGAGGCCGGCTTCGATGGCCTCCTGGTAAGCCTGGGAGAGAAGGGCGCGGGCTTGATCGAGTTTGACTTCTCGGGAGCGATCTTGCCCACGGGCTGCCACAAACGTGCCGAGCCCTTGCCTGCGATAGACGATGCCTTCGCGCTCCAGTTCTTCATAAGCGCGCTTCACGGTGATCACACTCACCAGCAATTCCTCTGCTAACTGGCGAAACGAGGGCAGCGGAGCATCGGCCACCAGCTTGCCTTCGCTAATCACCCGCTTGAGGCCAGTGACGATCTGTTCATACAGGGTTCCCGGTGCTGCGGGTGAGATGGGCGGCAGTAGCAGCTTGATGGAAACGGGTGAAGGCATGATTACTGTGTATATTAAATATACACAGTAATGTTATGCAACATCAAATTGCCAGTGGAAGCAAAAAACAGCTTTGGGCGGTATGAGGGAGAAGCGCAGTCTTACAAGACTTGCAGCCATGGGCTCAAGTCACGGTGCAACTCACATGGAGGTTCTTTTCAGCAGTGAGCTCCCACCAGTGCTGGCCCCTCATTGAGCCGCAGGCAGACCAGCGTGCTGGCTTTGATCTGAAAGGCGACCCCGCCTTCGATGAGACGGGAATCTGCCTCTAAAAACCCAGCGGGTAAGCTGGTATCGAAAACCACGCTCCACAGGGTCTCTTCGCTGCCGGGCAGGAGGAATTTTTGGGGGAGTTCTCCACGATTGAATAACAACAAGAGGGGTGGTGAACCATCCATCAAAGCACCAAAGAAAGCGCGCTTAGGGTCATGCCATTCTTCATGGCAGAGCAGGCTGGCATCTCCCTCCAGCCAAGTCACATCGGCCAGGCCTGTAGTGGGGTTCATGACCCCGTCAAAATATTGGGTGCGGCGCAGGCTGGAGAATTCTTTGCGCAGAGCGATGATGCGGCGGGTGAAGTCCAGCATGGCCTCATCGCAGGTGCTCCAGTCTAACCAACTGAGCTCATTGTCTTGGCAGTAGGCGTTGTTGTTGCCCTTTTGCGTGCGGCCGCGTTCATCCCCAGCATTGATAAAAGGCACACCGATGGAGGTCATCAGGGTGGCCATCAGACTGCGGCGCAGGCGTGCGCGGAGGTTCAGCACCCGGTAGTCTTGCGTGGGGCCTTCCACCCCGCAGCTCACGCTGTGGTTGGCATTGTCGCCATCGCGGTTGTCCTCACCGTTGGCCTCATTGTGCTTGCTGGCGTAGCTGACGAGGTCCAGCAGGGTGAAGCCATCGTGACTGGTGAGGAAATTGATGCTACTGAGAGCAGGCCGGAGATTCCAGGCGAAGACGTCCTGGCTGCCGCAGAAACGTTTGGCAAAGTCGGCCGTGGAGCCCTCATCACCGGCCCAAAATTTACGCACGGCATCTCGATACTTGCCATTCAGTTCACGCCAAGGCTCGGGAAAGCCGCCGACTTGATAGCTATCCATGCGGAAGATATCCCAAGGCTCGGCGATGAGCTTGACCTGTGACAAGATGGGGTCCTGCGCCACAGCGGCGAGGAATTGACTGTTGGCATCAAAGTTGTCGTGTTGATCACGAGCCACCGTCACAGCCAAGTCAAAACGAAAGCCATCCACATGCATCTCGGTTACCCAGTAGCGTAGGCTATCCAAAATGAGACGAAGGGCAGGCGGGGTAGCCGAATCCACCGCATTGCCGCAGCCAGTGATGTTGATGTAATTGGAACCGTGTTCGTCGAAGGTGTGGCGGTAGTACATGCGGTCATCCAGGCCACGAAACATCAGTGTAGGCCCGCGTTCATCCCCTTCCGCAGTGTGGTTATAAACCACGTCCAGGATGACCTCCAAACCTGCCGCGTGGAGGGCGCGCACCATTTCCTTGAACTCGCGGACTTGCTCACTCGGATCTTGGGCTGCGGCATATTCAGCGTGAGGGGCGAAGAAGCCGACGGTGTTGTATCCCCAGTAATTGGTGAGGCCTTTTTCCAGCAAAAATTGATCGTCCAGATGCTGATGCACAGGCAGCAGTTGCAGACTGGTCACACCCAGATTTTTGAGGTAAGCGATGACGGCAGGGTGGCCTAGGCCCGCATAGGTCCCGCGCAAAGCTGGCGGCACATCAGGGTGCTTTTGAGTGAAGCCTTTGACATGCAGTTCATAAAGAATCGTGTCCTGCCAGGGGAGGCGGGGCAGACGATCTCCCTGCCAGTCGAAAGAAGTTTCCACGACAGCGGATTTCAGGGCCTCGGCTCCATTGTCATAGGCTCCGGGGTAAGTGCCAGGTCCAGTGCCGCCAAGCATACCGGTTCGCCCATCTGGCTGCCCCACGATGGCGAGGGCGTAGGGATCTAGCAGCAGTTTGCGGGGATTGAATCTGAGTGCGCGGTCAGGGATCCAGGGGCCATGGGCGCGGTAGCCGTAGAGCTGCCCTGCCTTCACTCCAGGGACGAAGGCACACCAGAGATCGCATTCACCGCGCCGCATCCGCACACGGCCTATTTCGAGGCTGGGCTGAACCGTCGAATAGAGGCATAGATCTACCTGAGTGGCGTGACGTGAAAAGACACAGAAGAGCGCACCTTCAGGGGTGAGGGTGACTCCAGGGCGTGCGGGCCCCGCAATGGCTGGGTCAGAAGACATGGTTCTCATGCCATGGAGCAAGGCGCGGGCCGCCGCATGAGGTATTTCAGGATTGTGTGATTTCCGCCGTGCACGCATGAGAAAAGAAATTCGCAGGTCGGACTCAGGGTGGACGGGAAGCTTTGGAATAACCAGAATTTTACCATTGGCTGATTGCCCTTGTCATGTGGGGTGTTAGCTTTCCGTCTCTGCGCCGTGGTGGCGCGTATAGCTTTCAGTTCTTATGCAATGGCTCTCTTCTTTAGGCGTCGTCGGTGAAGTTCTCCGCATCATCATCCTCATTTTTGAGGTGTTGCTGGTGTTTAACCTCATGATCCTCGTCCACGAATGGGGGCATTTTTTAGCGGCCCGCTGGCGTGGGCTGAAGGTGGAGGCCTTCCAGATTTGGTTCGGTAAACCCCTGTGGAAAAAGACCATCAATGGGGTGCAGTACGGCCTGGGCAGCATCCCCGCAGGTGGTTTTGTGAAACTGCCTCAAATGGCACCCATGGGCGCGATCGAGGGCGAATCTTCCTCGGATGAGCCGCTTCCTCCCATCACGCCGATGGATAAGATCATCGTCGCTTTTGCGGGCCCCTTATTCAGTTTCGGTCTGGCTTGTCTTTTTGCCCTCCTCGTCAGCGTGCTGGGTAAGCCCCAGTCGGAACCCTTTGTCACCACAACCATCGGTTACGTGGCGAAGGATAGCCCTGCGGCTAAGACAGGCTTGAAGCCGGGGGACATCATCCAGGCGATTGACGGCCAGCCGATCCGCCGCTTTGAGGGTTTTGTAGATAGCGTGCGCTGGGGTGTCATCGCCAGTGAAGGCAGTGAAATTCAGTTCCAGGTGGAGCGTCCCGGTGAAGGCGTGAAAACCGTCGCCGTGGGTGCCAAATGGCCAGACCCGGACAAGAAACCCAGCGCCTGGTGGATGGGCCTTTTCGAGCGGCCTGTGCTGCGTGAAGTCGGCATCATGGGCAAAGAAACCCCTATGGTGGGCAATGTGCAGGAAAACAGCCCGGCTGCTGAAGCGGGCCTTCAGCCCAATGATGAACTGCTGAGTGTGGATGGACAGCCTCTTTTGAGCCGCATCTGGTTTGCTGAATACCTGGAGACTAAGCCCGGACAGCCCGTGCAGGTGATCGTCCGTCGCAAAGACAAAACGACCCTGCAAAGCAGTGAGCTAACCCTCACTCTGACACCCCGTGTGCCAGACCAGCGGCCACCGGAATACAATCGTCCCATGGTGGGTATCGAGTGGCATGCCACGGGCGAGCGTAAACTGGCCTATCCACCCGTGTCTGAGCAGGTTTCTGACGCCGCGCGCAGCATGTTCAGCATGATCAGCAAACTGGTCTCTGGAAACTCCGACATCAGCCCCGCGCACATGAGTGGCCCGGTGGGCATCGGCCGGGTGTATTACAATCTCCTTCAAGATCCCGCCGCGCTCCTACAGATCTTGTGGTTCAGCGTCGTCTTAAACATCAACCTGGCCATCATGAACATGCTGCCATTTCCCGTGTTGGATGGCGGGCACATCACCATGGCCATCGCGGAAGGTCTGCGCCGCAAGCCCCTGCATTCGCGAGCCCTGGAGTGGGTGCAGACCGCCTGTGCGCTCACGCTCTTTGGCTTCATCTTCTTCGTGACGTTCAAGGACTTGGGAGATATTTTCATTGGGGGCAATAAAAAGCCCAACCCCGCTCAGGAACTGAAGTGGCTGCCGAAAGACCAGCGGCCGGAAGTCAAGTAGTGGGCTCTTTGACGGATGCCTCACTTGAAAAAGTGAGGCGTTCCGGCTCCCCACAGGTCTTCACACGGGCTCTGTGTTTGTTTCCTGAAACACCGGACGTTTCCAGATGGGAACGCGGGTTTTGATCTCCTTCAGATACCAACGGCAAAGGTCAAAAGCTGCCGCACTGTGACGTGTGCGCACCCAGATGAGAATGGAGGGGGCTTCTGCAGCGACAAAACCCAGCCGATGCTGAATGTAGGCCTCATGCGGCCCGTGCTGCTCCCGGCCCTGAGCCATTAGCTCCCCTAGCAATCGTTCTGCCATGGGAAGGTAAGCGGTGTAATCAATGCCGGAGATCGTGAGTCCCTCTTCCTCCCCGCGCACCACCCCTAGAAAGCGCACCTCAGCCCCTAGCCCTGGGCCAAAAGGACTGGTCGTGTCTGGAATAGGGTCAGCCGATAAAAGAAACGGAGGCATGGGAGTTAAGAGGAGCGTGCTGCGGTCTTCTTTACTCGGACATTGTTCAAAATCCATCCCAGGCTGGAAAAGAGCGCGTGGCTGGCCATCTGTGATCCATGGACCCTGTGGCCAATCTTTATCACGACCTCGGCGAAGACCGTTTGCGCCAACTTGTGGCTGCCTTTTATCGGCGGGTTCGGGGGGATGACCTCATCGGCCCCATGTACCCGCCTGAGGACTGGGAAGGATCTGAAAAGCGCTTGGCCGATTTCCTAATTTATCGCTTTGGCGGGCCGCAGACGTATCTGGAAGAACGCGGGCACCCTCGGTTGCGGGGTCGGCACATGCCTTTCAGCATTGGTTTGGCAGAGCGTGACCGTTGGTTAGATCTCATGGGAGCGTCCATGAGAGAGGTGGAAATGCCCGTGGAACACGTCCCCACCGTAGCCGCCTTTTTTGCCCAAATCGCCGACTTCATGCGCAATCGGCCTGACTGATCCAGCTCCATTCCTTCGATTCTACCATGTCTCTGCCTGCCGTTCTGCTTTTAGCCCCGCTGCCTGAGTTTTTACTCCAGCCTCTGCGTCAGGTTTGCACCTGCCACGACTATTTTCATGCGGCAGATCCCGCTGCTCTCCTTGCCGAGGTAGGTCCTGAGATCCGGGCCATTGCCATGGGCGGCGGCAGTCTGGCCCCCATTTCGCTTCTCCAGCAGTTGCCCGCTCTGGAGATCCTCAGCGTTTTTGGCGTGGGGTATGACGGAGTGCCTCTTGCCTACTGCCAGGAGCGCGGTCTCCGTGTGACGAATACCCCCGATGTGCTGACGGATGATGTGGCAGACATCGCCATGGCCCTGGTGCTGATGACCAGCCGTCGTCTGGGGGAGGCGGAGCGTTTTGCCCGCGCCGGGCAGTGGCCGCAGGGGAGCTTCCCCTTAGCCCATGCACTGCGCGGAAAGCGGGCTGGCATTGTGGGCCTGGGGCGCATTGGTAAGGCCATCGCTCAGCGGCTCAGCGCTCATGGTCTTTCCATCTCTTACTATGGACGCCATGCCCAGGCGGTGGACTACCGTTTTGAGCCCAACCTGCACGCCCTCGCGGCGGAGGTGGATTTTCTCATTGTCGCCTGTCCGGGTGGGGAAGGGACACGTCACCTGATTGATGCCTCCGTGCTGGCTGCCTTGGGGGCTTCTGGCACGCTGATCAACATCGCCCGTGGCAGTATCGTGGATGAGGTCGCTCTAATCTCTGCGCTCGAGCAGGGGACCATCCGAACGGCGGGTCTGGACGTGTTTGAAAATGAGCCGCACCTTCCTCCAGCGCTGTGCCAGCATGAAAAGGTCGTGTTACTGCCTCATCTCGGCAGTGGCACGCATGAGGCACGCCTTGCCATGGCCCAGCTTTGCGTGGGAAATCTGGCCGCCCACTTTGCTGGCCAACCCTTGCTCACTCCGGTCATTTGAGGGGTTGAAATGAAGAAATGAGGGCAAAAAGCTCTTTTTAAGGAGACTCGGCTTCTTGAAGTTCATCCGTCTGGGGTGCATATTTCAAGATGCCCCCGCTGTTGACGCTGATTGCTGCCGTTTCCTCGGACGGATTCATTTCTCGTGGCCAGGGGGTGCCGTGGGATCTGCCCAAAGATCGCGCTCACTTTCGTGCTTACACCCATGGCAAATGGTTGCTGCTGGGACGGCGCACGTATGAGGAAATGCTGGGCTGGTTTACAGATCACCACCCACTGGTGCTTTCGCGCCAGCAGGCATTCATCCCTTTTTTAGGCGAGCGAGTTTCGACGGTGGAGGAGGCGCTGCACGTGGCGGAAAAGGCCCGCAGTGCCGAATTGGTAGTCTGTGGAGGGGCAGGAACTTACACGGCCGCCATGCCGTTGGCGGATCGCCTCATCATCACGCATGTGGAGGACCGTCTCGGCAGTGGGGTGGCTTTTCCCGCATTTTCCCGCGAGGATTGGGAGCCTATCTCCAGGAAGATTTGTGAGCCCGATGAGACGCATGCCCAGGGATTTGCCATCGTGACCTACCAGCGGGTCAGGCATTACCGAAAGGCGGCGTAGCCGACACCGAAGGTGACAAAAAAGTGACTCTTTCAGAGCACCATTCAGGGCCCTAAGCGCAATCGGAACGCTGGGCCAAAATTTTTCTCGCTTTTCAATCGCTGGGTCTGTCTAATCACGATGTGCGAAGGTTTTTTCAGCCTTCGGACGCATACATCATAATCCAAACCATAAACGCACTACTACCATGAAAAGAGCACTCCAACGAGGTTTCACCCTCATTGAACTCCTGGTGGTGATCACCATCATCGCGATCATCGCGAGTTTGGCGGTCCCCACATACAACCTCATCACCGTGAAGGCCAACCAGATGAAAGGGTCCAGCAACTGCCGCCAGATCATCGGCCTTCTGCTGACCTACGCTTCGGACAACAACGGCCTGTATCCGGACTCCGTCACGAACCCGACCACGGGCAGCGTGCCGCTGACCTCCAACGATGCTTTCCGCGCCCTCGTGCAGGAAGGTCTCGTGCAGGACGAAACCATCTTCGGCTGCCCAGGCAGCCGTTTCATGCCTGACAAAAACATCGGTATCGCACCGACGTTTGACCAGGCTCTGACCGCTGGTGAAAACCATTGGGCCATGACTCAGGGGCAGTCCAACACCAGCTCCAGCATCATGCCGATCGTGTTTGAAAACCCAGCCGCTGCTGGTTGGCCTCCACAGTGGAACTGCGATGCCGCTGGCAAACCTGTTCCCGGCCGTGCCTGGCAGGGTGGTACCGTCATCATTGGCAAAAACGACGCCAGTGTTGAAACCGTCAAGCTCATGTCCGCTCAGGGCGCTTCCGTGGGACCAAAACTCCTCGGCAGTGGCTTTGACATGTTCACCATGGCTAGCCCGAATACCCCTCAGCAGATCCTGAACATCGTGGTCTCTGGCTCCGGCAGCTTTCAGGACATTCCTGGAGCAGGCGGTCTGCCACAGGCTCCTGGTTACGGTGGCCTTCCTCCAGCCCCAGGTGCTGGTGGTCTGCCAGCCCTTCCAGGCGCAGGTGCCCCAGCCGGTCTGCCAGCCCTCCCAGGTGCTCCTGGTGCAGGCGGTCTGCCTACCCTTCCAGGTGCTCCTCAGCAGTAATTCGCTGAAGCTACCCGGTTGATTAAAATTACAACGCCGTCTGGAGTCATCCAGACGGCGTTTTTGTTGGGCGGGAGAGTATGGTAGATTCGTTCTTTCCATTGTAGGGCGGTGTGTGTCCGGCGTCTTCCGCGTGTTTGTCTCTCCCGCTTCGTCGCCGGATTACCCGCCTTCTTTGAAGGTGAAGTTTTTTTGGGGTTCATCGCTTGAAGGTATCAATCGGGTCGGGAGGAAAAAGGGCACCGTCAAAGCAAGGCGGATAATCCGGCGATGGGGTGGAAGAGCTTCGACGTTTTTTTGCGCCGGACACATCCGCCCTACTCACGGGGATGCGTGCTTTGGAGACCCGTGGAGAGATGATCGCGTCTAACCAAAAGGGTGGCGGGCGATACAAAGCCAAAGTAGCCAGAGCTTTAGCTCGCGCAGACTCCATTTTGGATTCGGTGTGTTAGGGCCAGCGCGGAGGACGGAACCTCGTTGAGGTTCGACTTCAGTGGAGACGTTTACGGTCTCATACCCAGGGTTGTGCCAACCCTGGGCTGAAAGACATAAGCCCTTTGGGCTTGTGAGCGACGGGCGCTTTCAGCATTCAAAGTTTATGACACTAGGCTGTAATGCATAAGCCCTTTGGGCTTGAGGACGGACAGGCTTCTCAACATCCAAGATTCGCGGCATTGTGCCTGAAAGATGCAAGCCCTTCGAGCATGGGGAACGATGAGGTGTTTTAACCCTCCAAGGTCTCGCCATTTTCATGAGCTTCACTGGCCTCAATGACCGCGCCTGGTCGCACTCGGTAACCGCCGGAGCGATCATCAAAGACGAGGTCGAGGAGCCCGCGTTTCCCCGCAGCCTCCAGCAGTGCATTGAAGGAGCGGAAACCATGAAAACGCTCGCTAAACTGGGGTGCGCGGCGTTTCAGGGTTTCCTTCACTTTCCAGCCCCAGACGCCTTGGTCACCGCCTTGCTCGCCGATGAGGTCATCCACGGTGGCCATCAGCATTTCGATGGCTTTTTCAGGGTCGCCGGCGGGTTTTGGTTCGGCAGGCGCGCGGGGTTCAGTGGGAGCTTGAGCCCCTGTCGCAGCAGACCGAGGTTGGCGGCCACCCCGGCCTGTCGGGGCGGGGGCGGGCTCCGGTTTGGCCTCTCCGCTGGAGCGGGGCTCAGTGCCATTCGCGGGCAATGGGGCGCGTGGCAGGCGGGTGCTCCGGCGTTTTTGCTGCTCACGGACGAGGTCATCGTAAAAGATGAATTCATCGCAGTTGCCAATGAAGAGGTCGCTGGTGGAGTTTTTCACACCCACGCCGATGACGGTCTTGTTATTTTCCCGCAGCTTGCTGACGAGTGGAGAAAAGTCTGAGTCCCCACTGACCACGACGAAGGTATCCACGTGGGCTTTGGTGTAGCAAAGGTCCAGGGCGTCCACCACCATGCGGATGTCCGCACTGTTTTTACCCGACATGCGCACGTGGGGGATCTCGATGAGCTCAAAGGCGGCCTCATGCATCGCCTTTTTGAATTCGCGGTAACGCTCCCAGTCACAGTAGGCTTTCTTCACTACGATGCTGCCTTTGACCAGCAACCGCTCCAACACCTTGCCCATGTCAAACTTGTCATACTTCGCATCCCTGACCCCGAGGGCCAAGTTTTCAAAGTCACAAAAGACTGCCATCGTGTGAGTCCGCTCTGGATTGCGCATGCATGCAGCGTCACGGCGGAGGGGGGAAAGGTCAAGAGAGGGGTGGGGAGAATGGGCGGGGATGTTTCCCACGGCTCTGCGACACAGACTTGCCAGCAGGCGTATCTCAGGCGAATACCTCAGCCTCCCAACCCCGACCCTCATGTCCATCTGGAATTACGCCAACCCGCAGCTCAAAGACCTCGTCGCCTACGAACCAGGAAAGCCGATCGAAGACGTCGCGCGCGAGCGTGGCTTGCGGCCTGAAGACATCATCAAGATGGCTTCCAATGAGAACCCCCTGGGCCCTTCCCCCAAGGCCATCGCTGCCATGGAGGAAGCGGTGAAAGAAGTGCACATCTACCCGGATGGAGCTTCCTACAAACTGCGCAATGCCCTGGCGGATAAGTTCGGCCTGGAGATGGGAAACATCATCATCGGCTGTGGCAGCAATGAGATCATCGAGTTCATCGGTCACGCTTTCTTGCAGCCGGGAGATAACATCATCACAGCCAAGCACGCCTTTGTGGTTTATAAACTCATGGCCAAGGTTTTCGGGGCCGAGACCATCGAAATCGAAGACCCAGGTTTCGTGCATGATCTGGATGCGATGGCTGCTGCTATCACCCCTCGGACGAAGAAGATCTTCATTGCCAATCCCAATAACCCCACGGGTACTTTGGTCACTCAAGAGGCGATTGACCGCTTCATGGATAAAGTTCCCCCGCATGTGGTGGTGGTCTTTGACGAGGCCTATTATGAATTCCTCGATACCCCACCGGACACGCTGAAGTATGTGCGCGAAGGCCGGAATGTGGTGATCCTGCGCACCTTTTCGAAAATCCAGGGGCTGGCAGGAACCCGTGTCGGTTACGGCATCGGGAACAAAGAGTTGATTGATGTGCTGCAGCGCACGCGCCAGCCGTTCAATGTGAATTCCGTGGCCCAGGCCGGTGCCCTGGCGGGGCTGCTGGATCAGGAGCATCAGGATAAAACCAAGGCC
It contains:
- a CDS encoding GntR family transcriptional regulator: MPSPVSIKLLLPPISPAAPGTLYEQIVTGLKRVISEGKLVADAPLPSFRQLAEELLVSVITVKRAYEELEREGIVYRRQGLGTFVAARGQDRSREVKLDQARALLSQAYQEAIEAGLTGPEIHQLFQEILNARQP
- the glgX gene encoding glycogen debranching protein GlgX, giving the protein MSSDPAIAGPARPGVTLTPEGALFCVFSRHATQVDLCLYSTVQPSLEIGRVRMRRGECDLWCAFVPGVKAGQLYGYRAHGPWIPDRALRFNPRKLLLDPYALAIVGQPDGRTGMLGGTGPGTYPGAYDNGAEALKSAVVETSFDWQGDRLPRLPWQDTILYELHVKGFTQKHPDVPPALRGTYAGLGHPAVIAYLKNLGVTSLQLLPVHQHLDDQFLLEKGLTNYWGYNTVGFFAPHAEYAAAQDPSEQVREFKEMVRALHAAGLEVILDVVYNHTAEGDERGPTLMFRGLDDRMYYRHTFDEHGSNYINITGCGNAVDSATPPALRLILDSLRYWVTEMHVDGFRFDLAVTVARDQHDNFDANSQFLAAVAQDPILSQVKLIAEPWDIFRMDSYQVGGFPEPWRELNGKYRDAVRKFWAGDEGSTADFAKRFCGSQDVFAWNLRPALSSINFLTSHDGFTLLDLVSYASKHNEANGEDNRDGDNANHSVSCGVEGPTQDYRVLNLRARLRRSLMATLMTSIGVPFINAGDERGRTQKGNNNAYCQDNELSWLDWSTCDEAMLDFTRRIIALRKEFSSLRRTQYFDGVMNPTTGLADVTWLEGDASLLCHEEWHDPKRAFFGALMDGSPPLLLLFNRGELPQKFLLPGSEETLWSVVFDTSLPAGFLEADSRLIEGGVAFQIKASTLVCLRLNEGPALVGAHC
- the vccD gene encoding Verru_Chthon cassette protein D; its protein translation is MKTLPSPRPVRAGFTLIESLSVVLILGLVVALAAPTMLGAIRASRLTSAGELISGKIVEAQGLALTFSSDVELRFYKAPPTLPVDGSSGQFLQLLQWVENDPELTDEEDIATLKKIGAQVAVPEGVTLATDAGWTSLWNLEAQTETIAEGEQEYVAIRFRPDGSTDLPEAGAWHVTLIDQQDALKGELPANFYTLQIDPVTAKLEIYRPE
- a CDS encoding molybdopterin synthase catalytic subunit yields the protein MPPFLLSADPIPDTTSPFGPGLGAEVRFLGVVRGEEEGLTISGIDYTAYLPMAERLLGELMAQGREQHGPHEAYIQHRLGFVAAEAPSILIWVRTRHSAAAFDLCRWYLKEIKTRVPIWKRPVFQETNTEPV
- a CDS encoding ABC transporter ATP-binding protein, which codes for MNPPALVITALEKRYARFALGPIHLTVPSGVIYGLIGPNGAGKTTLLDQIFGIGMPDAGSIRVSGRDHRQDEVAIKQRTAYAGPDLSYVSWGKVGRAIRFVRGFHPGWDEGLATRLMQSFGLSEGDRIATLSFGGRMKLALLLAMAWRPDFLVLDEPTTGLDAHAKKALFSELLAIVRDDARTVLLSSHQITDLERFADHVSVLHRGRLLLEGPTAELMERHLQVEYEGGLPIQIPGLTILAQEGSRCRAIVDTQVLPLTRLVSHGAQNLRSQALTLEELFLALTS
- a CDS encoding globin domain-containing protein: MDPVANLYHDLGEDRLRQLVAAFYRRVRGDDLIGPMYPPEDWEGSEKRLADFLIYRFGGPQTYLEERGHPRLRGRHMPFSIGLAERDRWLDLMGASMREVEMPVEHVPTVAAFFAQIADFMRNRPD
- the rseP gene encoding RIP metalloprotease RseP, yielding MQWLSSLGVVGEVLRIIILIFEVLLVFNLMILVHEWGHFLAARWRGLKVEAFQIWFGKPLWKKTINGVQYGLGSIPAGGFVKLPQMAPMGAIEGESSSDEPLPPITPMDKIIVAFAGPLFSFGLACLFALLVSVLGKPQSEPFVTTTIGYVAKDSPAAKTGLKPGDIIQAIDGQPIRRFEGFVDSVRWGVIASEGSEIQFQVERPGEGVKTVAVGAKWPDPDKKPSAWWMGLFERPVLREVGIMGKETPMVGNVQENSPAAEAGLQPNDELLSVDGQPLLSRIWFAEYLETKPGQPVQVIVRRKDKTTLQSSELTLTLTPRVPDQRPPEYNRPMVGIEWHATGERKLAYPPVSEQVSDAARSMFSMISKLVSGNSDISPAHMSGPVGIGRVYYNLLQDPAALLQILWFSVVLNINLAIMNMLPFPVLDGGHITMAIAEGLRRKPLHSRALEWVQTACALTLFGFIFFVTFKDLGDIFIGGNKKPNPAQELKWLPKDQRPEVK